The region GCATGGATCGCAGCGGAGAACCACACTGCATCACCGAATACCTGTGCATACACGAAGGCTCGAAAGCGGCTACGGTTGTCAGATCTTAAGGAAGTGAATGATTCCCTGACTGAACAACTGAATGATATGCGGCAACCGGAGGACTTATGGATGGGCAGAGATGTCAAAGTCTTTGATGGATCATCCCTATCCATGCCGGATACCGAAGAACTGCAAGTACTATATCCTCAACATAATACGCAGAAAGAGGGATGCGGATTCCCCACCATGAGGATAATGGCGGCGTTTTCACTCGCTACAGGAGCTCTCATAGCATTATCCCGCAGTGCGCTTTCAATCGGCGAGAACACTCTGTTCCGGGGAATGTGGGATATACTTGATCCCGGAGATGTTGTTCTTGCGGACAGATACTTCTGCAACTACACGAATTTCTTCTATCTGGAACAGCGTGATGTTGATTGTGTCATGCGAAATCATCAGAGACGGACTGTCGGTCTTGATCTTGTTGAGACGATCAGCGAGAATGATCGCATCATCGCATGGCACAAGAACTCAGGATGTCCGAAATGGCTTGAAAAAGAAAAATGGAATAAGCTTCCTGAGAGGCTCATGGTAAGAGAGATAACTGTTACGATTGAGAAACCGGGGTTCAGGACAACGAAGATCATTCTTGCTACAACACTTCTTGATCCGGTGCTTCACCCAGCCGATAACATCGCGATGCTGTATCTGCAGCGGTGGAATGCGGAGCTTTATCTTCGAGACATCAAAATATCCATGGGAATGGATCCACTCCGTTGCAAGTCCCCCGGCATGATTCACAAGGAACTGCAAATGTACATCATCGCATACAATCTCATCAGAATCATCATGCTGGAGGCTGCACAGCTTGATGGGATATCCTGGAGAATCCTGAGCTTCAAGGGCACTATTGCTACAATTAACCACTGGACACCGATTATGCTGATCAGTTCCCCATCGCGGACAGAACAGTTGTATCTTCTCATGCTGTCATACATTGCGAGAGATAAGGTGCCGCAAAGACCCGGCAGAAG is a window of Candidatus Aegiribacteria sp. DNA encoding:
- a CDS encoding IS4 family transposase, translating into MFLFQVLSPDGSCRESVRQFLAWIAAENHTASPNTCAYTKARKRLRLSDLKEVNDSLTEQLNDMRQPEDLWMGRDVKVFDGSSLSMPDTEELQVLYPQHNTQKEGCGFPTMRIMAAFSLATGALIALSRSALSIGENTLFRGMWDILDPGDVVLADRYFCNYTNFFYLEQRDVDCVMRNHQRRTVGLDLVETISENDRIIAWHKNSGCPKWLEKEKWNKLPERLMVREITVTIEKPGFRTTKIILATTLLDPVLHPADNIAMLYLQRWNAELYLRDIKISMGMDPLRCKSPGMIHKELQMYIIAYNLIRIIMLEAAQLDGISWRILSFKGTIATINHWTPIMLISSPSRTEQLYLLMLSYIARDKVPQRPGRREPRVLKRRQRRGYSFLTKPREQFIEA